One region of Microbacterium sufflavum genomic DNA includes:
- a CDS encoding NAD(P)-dependent alcohol dehydrogenase, with protein MTARMAAWRRETYGPADGVALERLPLPQPHHGEVLLRVRATALNAGDVRLLLGDPLLVRPAFGLTRPKHPVRGMEVVGTVVGVGPDVVGAELDEHVVGELVGGGGLAEYVRVPAARLVPLPPGVEPEVAATLPVAGGTAWQALDLGGVGLHGGTPRVLVIGASGGVGTFAVQLAALRGAEVWASCRDRNQPLIERLGAVRTFDHRVTPLRELPAGHFDAIIDVAGGIPLRQLQRLVVPGGRVVLVTGDGGPVLGPIPRMLRAVVLSLGSRRIRPLAATPRPEVLARLLELVADGSLVPVIAETYDFAGAGAALARLQEGHVVGKLVVRGT; from the coding sequence ATGACCGCCCGCATGGCCGCCTGGCGTCGCGAGACCTACGGCCCCGCCGACGGAGTCGCGCTCGAACGCCTCCCCCTGCCGCAGCCGCACCACGGCGAGGTGCTGCTCCGCGTGCGGGCCACCGCCCTCAATGCGGGCGACGTGCGGCTGCTGCTCGGCGATCCGCTGCTCGTGCGACCGGCGTTCGGGCTCACCCGGCCGAAGCATCCCGTGCGCGGCATGGAGGTCGTCGGCACGGTCGTGGGCGTCGGGCCCGACGTGGTGGGCGCCGAGCTCGACGAGCACGTGGTCGGCGAGCTCGTGGGCGGCGGAGGTCTCGCGGAGTACGTGCGGGTGCCGGCCGCCCGGCTCGTGCCGCTGCCGCCGGGCGTGGAGCCCGAGGTCGCCGCCACGCTCCCGGTCGCCGGGGGCACGGCGTGGCAGGCGCTCGACCTCGGCGGGGTCGGACTGCACGGCGGCACCCCGCGGGTGCTGGTGATCGGGGCGTCGGGCGGGGTCGGCACGTTCGCGGTGCAGCTCGCCGCGCTGCGCGGGGCCGAGGTGTGGGCGTCGTGCCGCGACCGCAACCAGCCGCTGATCGAACGCCTCGGGGCCGTGCGCACGTTCGACCACCGGGTCACGCCCCTGCGCGAGCTGCCCGCGGGGCACTTCGACGCGATCATCGACGTCGCGGGCGGCATCCCGCTGCGGCAGCTGCAGCGACTGGTGGTGCCCGGCGGTCGCGTGGTGCTGGTCACCGGCGACGGCGGGCCCGTGCTGGGTCCGATCCCGCGCATGCTGAGGGCGGTCGTGCTGTCGCTCGGATCGCGGCGCATCCGCCCGCTCGCGGCGACGCCCCGGCCCGAGGTGCTCGCCCGGCTGCTCGAGCTCGTGGCGGATGGCAGCCTCGTGCCGGTGATCGCCGAGACCTACGACTTCGCCGGGGCCGGGGCCGCGCTCGCCCGGCTGCAGGAGGGGCACGTGGTCGGAAAGCTGGTCGTGCGCGGCACCTGA
- a CDS encoding MarR family winged helix-turn-helix transcriptional regulator yields the protein MSAPDDLLALTATDLRLATFRLARRLRCARAADTMSDTQLAVLADLRMNGRRTISTLAERERVTAPSMTSIVNGLEEQGYVARTPDEDDRRRVQVDITPAGAEIVVETIRRRDELLADMLREVDYTEAELAILRDASALMRRVVER from the coding sequence ATGTCTGCGCCCGATGATCTCCTCGCCCTCACCGCCACAGACCTGCGCCTGGCCACGTTCCGGCTCGCCCGCCGCCTCCGCTGCGCCCGCGCCGCCGACACCATGAGCGACACCCAGCTCGCCGTGCTCGCCGATCTGCGCATGAACGGCCGGCGCACGATCTCCACCCTCGCCGAGCGCGAGCGCGTGACCGCCCCCTCCATGACCAGCATCGTCAACGGGCTCGAGGAGCAGGGCTACGTCGCCCGCACGCCCGACGAGGACGACCGCCGGCGCGTGCAGGTCGACATCACGCCCGCCGGCGCCGAGATCGTGGTCGAGACCATCCGCCGCCGCGACGAGCTGCTGGCCGACATGCTCCGCGAGGTCGACTACACCGAGGCCGAGCTCGCGATCCTGCGCGATGCGAGCGCCCTGATGCGGAGGGTGGTCGAACGATGA
- a CDS encoding alpha/beta fold hydrolase, which translates to MTDTREFTDSHGIAIVYDVHPAAGEPRGVVQLLHGVGEHAGRYPALIAALTGAGFHVYADDHRGHGRTGLRQHGDPEKLGRLGPGGLRAAKDAIWQLTGIIRDENPGLPLVLLGHSWGSFLAQMLVNEHAEAYDAVILSGSALRTPRSLNPAPLNAAWAADDATGYEWLSRDPAVWKSFEEDPLTTGVPLLKLFGPLDAARLYGRPAKHLARDLPMLLLVGRDDPVGGPRSVHKLADEYRRRSGLTDVTTLVYPDARHEIFNEQQQDEVRADVLAWLDAHIPAR; encoded by the coding sequence GTGACCGACACCCGCGAGTTCACCGATTCCCACGGCATCGCCATCGTCTACGACGTCCACCCGGCTGCGGGCGAGCCCCGCGGCGTCGTGCAGCTGCTGCACGGCGTGGGCGAGCACGCCGGCCGCTATCCCGCGCTGATCGCCGCGCTCACCGGCGCGGGCTTCCACGTGTACGCCGACGACCACCGCGGCCACGGGCGCACCGGTCTGCGTCAGCACGGCGACCCCGAGAAGCTGGGGCGGCTCGGCCCCGGCGGACTCCGGGCGGCGAAGGACGCGATCTGGCAGCTCACCGGCATCATCCGCGACGAGAACCCCGGCCTGCCGCTCGTGCTCCTCGGGCACTCGTGGGGGTCGTTCCTGGCGCAGATGCTCGTGAACGAGCACGCCGAGGCGTACGACGCGGTGATCCTCTCCGGCTCGGCACTGCGGACCCCGCGGTCGCTGAACCCCGCGCCGCTGAACGCCGCGTGGGCCGCCGACGACGCGACCGGATACGAGTGGCTGAGCCGCGACCCCGCGGTGTGGAAGTCCTTCGAGGAGGACCCGCTCACCACGGGCGTGCCCCTCCTGAAGCTGTTCGGTCCGCTCGACGCGGCGCGGCTCTACGGTCGTCCGGCGAAGCACCTCGCCCGCGACCTGCCGATGCTCCTCCTGGTCGGCCGCGACGACCCGGTCGGCGGTCCGCGCAGCGTCCACAAGCTCGCCGACGAGTATCGCCGCCGCTCGGGCCTCACCGACGTCACGACCCTCGTGTACCCCGACGCCCGTCACGAGATCTTCAACGAGCAGCAGCAAGACGAGGTGCGCGCCGACGTGCTCGCGTGGCTCGACGCGCACATCCCCGCCCGCTGA
- a CDS encoding MFS transporter: MFRSFANINYRIWFAGALVSNVGGWMQATAQDWVVLTELTDNDATAMGITMALQFGPPLVLVSLTGWVADRFDRRRILLATQGSLLALAIAVGSLLLAGVMTLPMMFAFALGFGIVNAFDAPARQAFVSDMVSAADTSNAVALNSASFNLARMVGPAVGGLLIVAIGSGWVFIANAATFLAMILALLLMRANLLAPRPKHRNRGGLAEGFRYVWARSDLKVVFVTVFLIGAFGMNFPIFASTMALEFGAGADGYGVLSSVLAIGSLIGALLAARRDTARVRVVILAAGGFGIAAFVSAAMPSYLAYAVTLTFTGFMIVTLLTTANGYVQITTDPALRGRVLALYMAVIMGSTPVGAPIAGWVADTFGPRAAIMLGGTAGFVACAIGVLWVLTSGRLHRHETSRFLLTLDETRPLRVVQPVEPVDFTEKATVTTPIRTVRRDDGE, from the coding sequence ATGTTCCGCTCGTTCGCGAACATCAACTACCGCATCTGGTTCGCGGGCGCCCTGGTCTCCAACGTCGGCGGCTGGATGCAGGCCACCGCGCAGGACTGGGTCGTGCTGACCGAGCTCACCGACAACGACGCGACCGCGATGGGCATCACGATGGCCCTCCAGTTCGGGCCGCCCCTCGTGCTCGTGAGCCTCACCGGCTGGGTGGCCGACCGCTTCGACCGCCGCCGCATCCTGCTCGCCACGCAGGGCTCGCTGCTCGCGCTGGCGATCGCCGTCGGCTCGCTGCTGCTGGCCGGCGTCATGACGCTGCCGATGATGTTCGCCTTCGCGCTCGGCTTCGGCATCGTCAACGCGTTCGACGCCCCGGCCCGCCAGGCCTTCGTGTCCGACATGGTCTCCGCCGCCGACACCTCGAACGCGGTCGCCCTCAACTCCGCCTCGTTCAACCTCGCCCGCATGGTGGGCCCGGCCGTGGGCGGCCTCCTCATCGTCGCGATCGGCTCCGGGTGGGTGTTCATCGCCAACGCCGCCACCTTCCTCGCGATGATCCTGGCCCTGCTGCTGATGCGCGCGAACCTGCTCGCCCCGCGGCCCAAGCACCGCAACCGGGGCGGGCTGGCCGAGGGCTTCCGCTACGTGTGGGCGCGCAGCGACCTCAAGGTCGTGTTCGTGACGGTGTTCCTGATCGGCGCGTTCGGCATGAACTTCCCGATCTTCGCCTCCACCATGGCCCTCGAGTTCGGTGCGGGAGCCGACGGCTACGGGGTGCTCAGCTCGGTGCTCGCGATCGGCTCGCTGATCGGCGCGCTGCTCGCCGCCCGCCGCGACACCGCCCGCGTGCGGGTCGTGATCCTCGCCGCGGGCGGGTTCGGCATCGCCGCGTTCGTGTCGGCCGCCATGCCGAGCTACCTCGCCTACGCCGTGACCCTCACCTTCACGGGCTTCATGATCGTGACGCTGCTGACCACGGCGAACGGGTACGTGCAGATCACGACCGACCCGGCGCTGCGCGGACGCGTGCTGGCGCTGTACATGGCCGTGATCATGGGTTCGACCCCGGTCGGCGCGCCGATCGCCGGGTGGGTCGCCGACACGTTCGGCCCGCGCGCCGCGATCATGCTGGGCGGCACGGCGGGCTTCGTCGCGTGCGCGATCGGCGTGCTGTGGGTGCTCACCTCCGGGCGCCTGCACCGGCACGAGACCAGCCGCTTCCTGCTCACCCTCGACGAGACGCGGCCGCTGCGGGTCGTGCAGCCCGTCGAACCGGTCGACTTCACCGAGAAGGCGACCGTGACCACGCCGATCCGCACGGTGCGCCGCGACGACGGCGAGTGA
- the ddaH gene encoding dimethylargininase: MSTPETAVTTAPARTAHRRHYLMCRPEHFTVNYSINPWMEPAKPTDTARAVEQWQKLYDLYVELGHEVELIEPLAGYPDMVYTANGGFLIDGRAYVPEFRFVERQGEAPAFADWFRANGYDTVLPEEVNEGEGDFLLVGDVILAGTGFRSTGDSHREVGEVFGREVVSLNLVDPRFYHLDTAIAVLDPVQGVENGGPERANIAYLPGAFDDASRAELERRFPDAILVSDEDGAVFGLNSSSDGYNVIISPRAKGFEQQLRERGYNPITVDLSELLLGGGGIKCCTLELRGAK; this comes from the coding sequence ATGTCGACGCCGGAGACCGCCGTCACCACCGCCCCTGCGCGCACCGCGCACCGCCGCCACTACCTGATGTGCCGTCCAGAGCACTTCACGGTGAACTACTCGATCAACCCGTGGATGGAGCCGGCCAAGCCGACCGACACGGCCCGTGCGGTCGAGCAGTGGCAGAAGCTGTACGACCTGTACGTCGAGCTGGGCCACGAGGTCGAGCTGATCGAGCCGCTCGCCGGATACCCCGACATGGTCTACACGGCCAACGGCGGCTTCCTGATCGACGGCCGCGCGTACGTGCCCGAGTTCCGCTTCGTCGAGCGTCAGGGCGAGGCCCCGGCGTTCGCCGACTGGTTCCGCGCCAACGGCTACGACACGGTGCTGCCCGAAGAGGTCAACGAGGGTGAGGGCGACTTCCTGCTGGTGGGTGACGTGATCCTCGCCGGCACCGGTTTCCGCTCCACGGGCGACAGCCACCGCGAGGTGGGTGAGGTGTTCGGCCGCGAGGTCGTGTCGCTCAACCTCGTCGACCCGCGCTTCTACCACCTCGACACCGCCATCGCGGTGCTCGACCCGGTGCAGGGCGTGGAGAACGGCGGCCCGGAGCGCGCCAACATCGCCTACCTGCCCGGTGCCTTCGACGACGCCAGCCGGGCCGAGCTCGAGCGGCGCTTCCCGGACGCGATCCTGGTGTCCGACGAGGACGGCGCGGTGTTCGGCCTCAACTCGTCCAGCGACGGCTACAACGTGATCATCTCGCCGCGCGCGAAGGGCTTCGAGCAGCAGCTGCGCGAGCGCGGGTACAACCCGATCACGGTCGACCTGTCCGAGCTGCTGCTCGGCGGCGGCGGCATCAAGTGCTGCACGCTCGAACTGCGCGGTGCGAAGTGA
- a CDS encoding copper homeostasis protein CutC has translation MTRTLALELAVQDPAGVRIAAEIGAARVELATALALGGLTPSPGTVELALAAAADGPEVHVLIRPRAGDFHYDADELAVAERDVRHAIAAGAAGVVIGVLDAAGRLDREAVARLRDAAGGAPVTLHRAIDVTADPVATLRTARELGLRRVLTSGGASAAIDGIDTLRALVAAAEGAIEVMAGSGVDVASAPVLAETGIDALHFSAKRTVVAEGGVRMGSASDGVGGYEVTDRDIAVAIRDALPGRDR, from the coding sequence GTGACCCGTACCCTCGCTCTCGAACTCGCCGTCCAGGACCCCGCCGGAGTGCGCATCGCCGCAGAGATCGGCGCCGCCCGTGTCGAGCTCGCCACGGCCCTCGCGCTCGGCGGCCTCACCCCCTCGCCCGGGACCGTGGAGCTCGCGCTCGCCGCCGCCGCCGACGGCCCCGAGGTGCACGTGCTGATCCGTCCGCGCGCCGGCGACTTCCACTACGACGCCGACGAGCTCGCGGTCGCCGAGCGCGACGTGCGCCACGCGATCGCCGCGGGGGCCGCGGGCGTCGTGATCGGCGTGCTCGACGCCGCCGGCCGCCTCGACCGCGAGGCCGTCGCCCGTCTCCGCGACGCCGCCGGGGGAGCACCCGTCACGCTGCACCGCGCCATCGACGTGACCGCCGACCCGGTCGCCACGCTCCGCACCGCGCGCGAGCTCGGGCTGCGCCGCGTGCTCACCTCGGGCGGAGCGTCCGCCGCGATCGACGGCATCGACACGCTGCGCGCCCTGGTCGCCGCGGCCGAGGGCGCGATCGAGGTCATGGCCGGCAGCGGCGTCGACGTCGCGAGTGCCCCCGTGCTCGCCGAGACCGGCATCGACGCGCTCCACTTCTCCGCCAAGCGCACGGTCGTCGCTGAGGGCGGCGTGCGCATGGGCTCGGCGTCCGACGGCGTGGGCGGCTACGAGGTCACCGACCGCGACATCGCCGTCGCGATCAGGGACGCGCTCCCGGGGCGCGACCGGTAG
- the rocD gene encoding ornithine--oxo-acid transaminase has protein sequence MTAVEPVTAAAAEATAHAEPHVAHNYHPLPVMIARGEGAWVTDVEGKRYLDLLAAYSAVNFGHRHPALVAALTEQLGRVTLVSRAFQSDTLEPFAAALAELCGKELVLPMNTGAEAVETGIKVARAWGYRVKGIPEGEARIVVANGNFHGRTTTIVSFSDDETAHDDFGPYTPGFDRVPFADADAIEAAITENTAAVLVEPIQGEAGVVIPPEGYLRRIREICDAKNVLFIADEIQAGLGRVGETFACDREGVVPDLYLLGKALGGGILPVSAVVGDRDVLGVIRPGEHGSTFGGNPLAAAVGLRVVEMMQTGEFQERARALGAHLEAALQPLIGHGVTAVRIAGLWAGVDIDPAIGTGRAVAEKLSERGVLVKDTHGQTIRIAPPLVIRATELDWAVEQLKLVLAG, from the coding sequence GTGACCGCGGTCGAGCCGGTGACCGCGGCGGCCGCTGAGGCCACGGCGCACGCGGAGCCGCACGTCGCGCACAACTACCACCCGCTGCCGGTCATGATCGCGCGGGGCGAGGGCGCGTGGGTCACCGACGTGGAGGGCAAGCGCTACCTCGACCTGCTCGCCGCCTACTCGGCCGTGAACTTCGGTCACCGCCACCCCGCCCTGGTCGCCGCCCTCACGGAGCAGCTCGGCCGCGTGACCCTGGTGAGCCGGGCGTTCCAGAGCGACACGCTCGAGCCCTTCGCCGCGGCGCTCGCCGAGCTGTGTGGCAAGGAGCTCGTGCTCCCGATGAACACCGGCGCCGAGGCCGTGGAGACCGGCATCAAGGTCGCCCGCGCGTGGGGCTACCGCGTGAAGGGCATCCCCGAGGGCGAGGCGCGCATCGTGGTGGCCAACGGCAACTTCCACGGGCGCACGACCACCATCGTGAGCTTCAGCGACGACGAGACCGCGCACGACGACTTCGGCCCCTACACGCCGGGCTTCGACCGGGTGCCGTTCGCCGACGCCGACGCCATCGAGGCCGCGATCACGGAGAACACCGCGGCCGTGCTGGTCGAGCCGATCCAGGGCGAGGCCGGGGTCGTGATCCCGCCGGAGGGCTACCTGCGCCGCATCCGCGAGATCTGCGACGCGAAGAACGTGCTGTTCATCGCCGACGAGATCCAGGCGGGACTGGGCCGGGTGGGCGAGACGTTCGCGTGCGACCGCGAGGGCGTCGTGCCCGACCTGTACCTGCTCGGCAAGGCGCTCGGCGGCGGCATCCTCCCGGTGTCGGCCGTGGTGGGCGACCGCGACGTGCTGGGCGTGATCCGCCCGGGCGAGCACGGGTCGACGTTCGGCGGCAACCCGCTCGCGGCGGCGGTCGGGCTGCGCGTGGTGGAGATGATGCAGACGGGCGAGTTCCAGGAGCGCGCACGGGCTCTGGGTGCGCACCTGGAGGCCGCGCTGCAGCCGCTCATCGGCCACGGCGTGACTGCGGTGCGCATCGCGGGGCTGTGGGCCGGCGTCGACATCGACCCGGCGATCGGGACGGGCCGGGCGGTCGCGGAGAAGCTGTCGGAGCGGGGTGTGCTCGTGAAGGACACGCACGGCCAGACCATCCGCATCGCCCCGCCGCTCGTGATCCGCGCGACCGAGCTCGACTGGGCGGTCGAGCAGCTCAAGCTCGTGCTGGCGGGCTGA
- a CDS encoding helix-turn-helix transcriptional regulator yields MVKPTLVSNSIRAHRERAGLTQAELAKTVGVTRQTLIAIEQQKYSPTLELAFQIARAFGVGLDELFSYPSAPGGAA; encoded by the coding sequence ATGGTCAAGCCCACCCTCGTCTCCAACAGCATCCGCGCCCACCGCGAGCGGGCAGGGCTCACCCAGGCCGAGCTCGCCAAGACCGTCGGCGTGACGCGCCAGACGCTCATCGCGATCGAGCAGCAGAAATACTCGCCCACGCTCGAGCTCGCGTTCCAGATCGCTCGCGCCTTCGGCGTCGGGCTCGACGAGCTGTTCTCCTATCCGAGCGCCCCCGGAGGTGCCGCATGA
- a CDS encoding DUF1684 domain-containing protein: protein MGFRSDWHEWHAARERYAGAEYGPSALESTNWLISEPAAVDGIPGLWALAGDDGIRGTELGQAGSSVTLRGAQTLRLGRRELRVFDRNGAIALRVWNPARPQREWFTAIDAYAPDERWRLPATFEPTPGERILVTSVDGASRETDVAGRLHFTLAGAPHTLTVTRTGQGTLSAVFSDGTSGLETYRFRFLPVDEPAEDGTAVLDFTRAYLPPCAFSDQFVCPLPPPGNRYSTPIRAGERVVVLGG from the coding sequence ATGGGTTTCCGGAGCGACTGGCACGAATGGCATGCGGCGCGCGAGCGCTACGCCGGCGCGGAGTACGGGCCGTCCGCGCTCGAGTCCACGAACTGGCTCATCAGCGAGCCCGCGGCCGTCGACGGCATCCCCGGGCTCTGGGCCCTCGCCGGCGACGATGGCATCCGCGGCACCGAGCTCGGTCAGGCGGGGTCGAGCGTCACCCTCCGCGGCGCGCAGACCCTGCGTCTGGGCCGCCGCGAGCTGCGCGTGTTCGACCGCAACGGAGCGATCGCGCTGCGCGTGTGGAACCCCGCGCGCCCGCAGCGGGAGTGGTTCACGGCGATCGACGCGTACGCCCCGGACGAGCGGTGGCGGCTGCCCGCCACGTTCGAGCCGACGCCCGGCGAGCGGATCCTGGTGACCTCGGTCGACGGCGCCTCGCGCGAGACGGACGTGGCGGGGCGCCTGCACTTCACGCTCGCCGGAGCCCCGCACACCCTCACGGTCACCCGCACCGGTCAGGGCACCCTGAGCGCGGTGTTCTCCGACGGCACCAGCGGCCTGGAGACGTACCGGTTCCGTTTCCTCCCGGTCGACGAGCCCGCCGAGGACGGGACGGCGGTGCTCGACTTCACGCGCGCCTACCTGCCGCCGTGCGCGTTCTCCGACCAGTTCGTGTGCCCGCTGCCGCCACCGGGCAACCGCTACTCCACGCCCATCCGCGCGGGGGAGCGCGTGGTGGTGCTCGGCGGCTGA
- a CDS encoding lipoate--protein ligase family protein, which produces MHGEYKVPGGKLVVVDLEVENDRIARFRLAGDFFLEPDSALDDINAAVEGLPVESDASAIAAAVRGALPEGAQLLGFTPEAVGTAVRRALVTAPGWRDFDWEIVHDRAVSPRMNLALDEVLTSRVGEGRRRPTLRIWEWDESAVVIGSFQSYRNEVDPEGAARHGFDVVRRISGGGAMLMAAGQIITYSLYVPASLVAGMTFADSYAFLDDWVLQALRSLGIDAVYQPLNDIASPTGKIGGAAQKRLANGGVLHHATLSYDIDGQVMTEVLRIGREKLSDKGTTSAAKRVDPLRSQTGLERAEIIDRFVETFRSLTSAEDGTITPEEYADAEALVESKFSTDAWLHRVP; this is translated from the coding sequence GTGCACGGTGAATACAAGGTCCCTGGGGGCAAGCTCGTCGTCGTCGACCTCGAGGTGGAGAACGACCGGATCGCGCGGTTCCGGCTCGCCGGCGACTTCTTCCTGGAACCGGACTCGGCGCTCGACGACATCAACGCGGCGGTCGAGGGTCTGCCCGTGGAGTCCGACGCCTCCGCGATCGCGGCCGCCGTCCGCGGGGCCCTCCCCGAGGGGGCGCAGCTGCTCGGCTTCACGCCGGAGGCGGTCGGCACCGCCGTGCGACGTGCCCTGGTCACCGCGCCGGGCTGGCGCGACTTCGACTGGGAGATCGTGCACGACAGGGCCGTCTCCCCGCGCATGAATCTCGCGCTCGACGAGGTGCTCACGTCGCGCGTGGGCGAGGGGCGTCGTCGTCCCACGCTGCGCATCTGGGAGTGGGACGAGTCGGCGGTCGTGATCGGCTCGTTCCAGTCGTACCGCAACGAGGTCGACCCGGAGGGCGCGGCCCGGCACGGGTTCGACGTGGTGCGCCGCATCTCCGGCGGCGGGGCCATGCTCATGGCGGCCGGCCAGATTATCACCTACTCGCTGTACGTGCCGGCGTCGCTCGTGGCGGGCATGACCTTCGCCGACTCCTACGCGTTCCTGGACGACTGGGTGCTGCAGGCGCTGCGCTCGCTCGGCATCGACGCGGTGTACCAGCCGCTCAACGACATCGCGAGCCCCACCGGCAAGATCGGCGGCGCCGCGCAGAAGCGTCTCGCCAACGGCGGGGTGCTGCACCACGCGACGCTGTCGTACGACATCGACGGTCAGGTGATGACCGAGGTGCTGCGCATCGGCCGCGAGAAGCTCAGCGACAAGGGCACCACGTCGGCGGCGAAGCGCGTCGACCCGCTGCGCAGCCAGACCGGGCTCGAGCGGGCGGAGATCATCGACCGGTTCGTGGAGACGTTCCGCTCGCTCACGTCCGCCGAAGACGGCACGATCACGCCGGAGGAGTACGCCGACGCCGAGGCTCTGGTGGAGTCGAAGTTCTCCACCGACGCGTGGCTGCACCGGGTGCCGTGA